The region TCCAGTATTATGTTTAAGTTCTATTATTTATAAGTTTGAGCCTAGTTATTCTCAGTATTGCAATTTGAATTCTTAAATCCTAATGATTTCAAATTGTTTCAGTGGATTATTTATTGGACTAGTGAGCTCataaagtaattttaattttttcaaatcagGAGTAGTAGCTTGACAAGGTATTTAACTAGTTGTCCGTAGATGTCATCCTACCTTATTGTAGTTTGAGTTgttgtgcaatttttttttacctgaaaatcttgtattttgtattttgtattcccGAACCTTGTTGTACTCTTAGAATTCATAATTCTGTAATCTTGTAGTTGTTCTATCTTCTACTCTAAAACAAGTTCTGAGACCTTACACATTTACTAGATTTGCGCCCTGTGAGACTGCGACCGTTTGTTATCGCATCGAGTTCAATTTGATAAGGCCTAGAATGTGATAATTTGGTACTCAGGGGCAGTCTTAGTGAAAATGGGGCCCTAggcaaaatcataataatttttttaaaataatttttattaaataataaatttcataataaaaatattgaatataaattattattaataattacaataaataaaatattgagtAAAAAACATAGagatttggaattattttaatcCTGTGTAATTACTtgcaatgcataaaaaaactcattgatgaaataatattatatggatAGGATAATAATagatgataattatatatataatttttttttaaaaaaaattgtggggCCCTGGTGTAAGACCAAATTTATtacatattgatattattataaattaactttttatagtttaaaaagcATCTATAATTTTCAAGGTTATAATTATGTGGACatgaaaatagtaaataaatattttaaatataattaaaaaaattatttatgggGTTCAAAATTTTATGGGGACTTATTAAAGCCAATTTATTGTATATCAATATGattagattttataatttaaaaggtagttaaaatttgtgaaaattactTAAAAGTCCTTgaaagtttttgaattttttgaatagTCCCTCTGACATTCCAGTATTCCATATAGTCCTTGAGATCCTCGTTGTTAACCCCGTTTTCTCCTTTCATGTGTACTACCCAAAATACCCTAGTGAGATAAGATTAAAGAAACCAAACTTTTCCATTCCCATCACATTGTGCATAAAATAGTGTTATACTTTTTGCCATGCTGATGGAACATTTTTATAGCTTTTTATCATATCCTTTTAATGTTGtacttttttatctttatttaaaagtaaactctcccttctttttcttcctcttcatgATAAAAATGTGAGAAACTACTCTGATTGTTATTCATCTCAACCTTTGGGGAGTAGTGTGGAGGAGTTTCCACTATTGGAGGAGCTGTGAGTATGTGTTTTATGTTCTTATTTGTGTCTCTCATGTCTTATATTTGACACCAATGTTCTACAGGGATCGTGAAGTTGGTTGCTTTATCATTTAATGGACACCTTCTTTGGTCAATGTTGCCAGATACGATGGATAGGGATGCCTCCTACAGTTTACTATGATGAGTTCTTGAGAAATGGTTTTGAATGAGATATGCAAGCTTTGGGCCCTGGATATATATCAAGTTAGAGTAAATTTTGTGATGTCAGACAGCTACAAAACGATTTGTCCCACTGAGTCAGAGGAGGACTTCAAGCATACGTGCCACATACACAACATGTTCAGCAAGGATACTGTAGACCTCTTCATGGACGATGTCAACAAAATGTTGGACATTCCCCGGGGGGATCTTTCCTAACGTAAATATCTTAGTCTTTCATTTGCATGTAGTAATCACTTTTATCACTATTATCGTGTATTACTCAGTGTTTCAGAGTTCCTATgtattatttggtgtttttatttattataaggtttttctgtttattattagtgttttccCGTGCAACTTACCTTATTGCAGTAGATTACAAATTGTTCCATCTGTCTTTAATTGCATAACCACGCATGGAATCATTTTTGGAAAGCATGGCCGGCGATATGGAGATATTTCTATACCAACACCATTATACAGGGCCCTAAGCATTTTTAGTTCATCTCAACAATCTGAAGGTTCTCCTATCACACTAGTTCAATGATTTCATAATGCTGAGCACTTAAAAGATTCCCTCCACAGCTTTGCCATCTGAAAAAATTTTGACTTCATCTTCGCAAAAATGATAAACAACAGGTAACTGTTCCATGTAGTGCCGAAACTGTCAATGGCGTTTGCGCGCATCGAGAGAGGCCAACGCTGGGACATTCTAAGTGAAAACAATGCAATCAACGCACATTTGTGGGGGAGACATTGGCATAACAGCGCATTTAAAGGCTAGCAAAAAATAGGTATCTGTTCATGTGACCCAAAAGTTGAAAAAGCACCCCTTGTATAGAGCCATTGATAGACAGAAGGATATTTTGCTAGAACATGGTGTCTGGCTACTGTATAAGCAGACTTGGATGGAATAAAAGGTGGCGAGGGCTGTCATACATTGAAATAAAGTAGCTAGCTATGACTTGATGCTTTCATACGCTGACAAGGTAGCAGAGATGAATCCTAACAACTTAGTAAATGTTGAGAACGATGGGGGAAGGTTCAAACATGCCTTTTTTCTTTCCACACCTATGTGATTGTATTCAAAAATGGGTGCAGGCCATTACTTTTTCGTCAATGGGATGCATTTGTTCGGCAAATATGGAGGCTTCTTACTAGGGGCAATAGGAAAAAATGATAATGAGGGCCTGTTCCATGTAGCATTTGGCATTGTCCATAATGAAACAAACGAGAACTTGACATGGTTTCTTGCCACGCTTGGTGAGGTGTTGTATGGTGATGATGACTATGACAAGGTTATCACTTTTGTGTCAGACAAGTCCAAAGGTCTTGCAAAAGCCGTTGTGAAAGTCTTCCCTTCCACCCCACATGGTTTTTGTTTGCGACATTTTGAGGCAAACTTCATGAGGGTAAATGCTAGGCTTGGTAAGGCTTTGAGAGAGGAGTGTTGGGCTATAATCATCATAATCGTGTTTGCATGCATGTCTAGAGAGTATGACACGGCAATTAGTGAACTTGAATCTATATTGACTGCAGCGCACCATTGGTTACTTCACAAGTCCTATGTTGACCATTGGTCAAACTATTTGTTTAAAGGTGCACATTGGTGCGAGATGTAGTCTAATTTAGcggagtcattcaatgcttgaATTAAAGAGGCTCGTCAGTTTTTAGTTATAAGCAATGAAGACACGATAAGGTTAAACTCTTGTGTAATGTTTCACTTTTATGTGTAGTATAACAACTTTGTGTTAATATATTTGTTAGATGCATATTATCTAGTCATGTGTGTTATCTTAGTTTGTTTGTGTAGCGTAATCTATTTACGTTTAGTTTATGACACAATAATATTTCAATCACTAATATGCAGGTTTAAACTCAtgaacatgttcacaaataaacGTGTCCAATCCCACAAGTGGGAAACACACCTCTGTCCTGAGATACATAACAAAGTTGATCAACTTGTAGAAGATAGCCGCTCATTATGGGTTGGTCGATCTGATGGTGATAATTACGAAGTAGTAGATGAGAACAACAACGCAGTCAACTTCATATGAGGAAGTGGTCATGTCATTGATGGAAAGTGTATGGCATACCATGTAAGCATGCGTGTGCAGCTATCATGCAGACTAACGTGAATATGCATTGCTACATCGACGATTACTTCACTTTCGACCTATATCGCCGTGCTTATGCTGAACCTATACACCCCATACTGGACCACGATAAACCAACCAACAACAACCATGATCTCCGCATCCGTCCTTCAATCACAAGGACGAGACCTTGATGTCTGAGAAGGAAGAAGATTGAATCCTAGGCATTTGATGTTCGAGTGTTGAATTATAGTAGATGTCATCAAATAGGCCACAATCGTCATTTCTATGATGCAGTCATAGTTGACTGAGAGATACAatatcttctttattatttcCTTGTAGTATGTAATATCAGATATTGTTCTACAATATTTTGAGTACATGTGTATTACGAGTTGCTAATGTGTAATATACATTTATCATGCGCAAAATGAAATATGTCTATACAGTATATGTGATATCTATATACAATAAATATCTAAGTCAGTATaacatgaattattttattaccgTATATTCAAATGTTATCATATCATTGTTCCAGAAAGTTTTGTAGGAATGTCACAAGTAGCATTAATCTACTTTGGTATAATCATCGCAGTCATTGGTGGCATCATCCCCAGTCCCAGTAGCCTTTGTGATTGATGGCCCTATATTTCATTGCATACAGTCTATCAATATTTAGCCAATGTAGTGAAGCCGGAAGTATGGTACGTCTGTTTGCGTATGTTCAAGTCCTACCCACATAGAATCTTCTCCACATAACACACCATGAAAACAGGGCAGTCGATAGAGCCGGTTCCTATTGTGGGTTGGAGCAGTCATGCTCCAATAGAAGATCTTTGAGTTTATTGCATCCAATCTCAATTTTCATACACATTTCAAAAAGAGCTATTTACGAAAATGTTAATTCCTCTTAGTTCATAAGTAATAAGAGCGCTAATCTTACAGTCCTACAAGAGATACGTACTATGTCCTGTGCATTGGTGTCATACTACATGAGTAGAGGGAGGAGTAGTAGATGCATTTCTATTTGGCCTTATCCAATATGAATTGATGATAGTGTCCATTCATTGTGATTGGCATCAGGATGATTTCAGATCTATCATAGCCAAATATCCCATCCTAGGAACTTGATTTGCAGTATGTTTCATCTCTTGTATTGTAAGCGCAAGCGGTCACAAATTTTAACATATAGTAAACACTAATCATACACAAGAAAATGTCATTATAAGACGAAAGTCATACCTATCTATGATGGTGTTGAGAAACTTACTGACGGCTGCATTTTCTATCTCATCCAACAGGGTAAATTTGAGGTAATTCTTTTTCCTTGGGAGAAAATTAGTTTTCATCTTTCTCTGCACTTCATGATATGGTTGACTGGCCTTTGAGTTGTCTTCCTTCCCTTTGTTATCACCATCACCACTGATTTCATTCTTTGGTGATGGCGCATTCGTTGGACCCTTGAATAGGATGATTACTAGTGAGGTTGTGTTAGGCGCTGGCATTTAAACAGATGTAGCTAGATTACTGGAGGTATCCTTTTGATAAACTTTGCAATGTTGTCTACTTGAGGCTCCATAGGGATTCAATAATTTTGTCGACATCGATGACGTTATCATCGTTATCATCTAGCGGGGCTCCTCTGGCTGGGTCCATTTCTGTTTCTTCCTTGAATTTCACAATACTAGTCCTCTTTGATGGAGCCCTCTTTAGTGGATCCCTTTTTTGGGAAGCCCTCTTCACTGGAGCCCTTTTTAGAGAAATTTTGGTGCTGCATTTTTTGGCAGCAGTTTGCACAGTCATGGCTCATGTAACTAGATGAGCACGGTTCTCAGGTTTCTTAACATCGATGTTAGACTTCCCTGAGGTAGGAGCAATTGCATCGGCTTGTATCACAACTATTTCAACATTCGGGTGAGGTATCTATACTTCCTCCATTAGAGCAAATTTTTTAATACTCAGGGGAACATGGGCCCCCGATAACCTTCTATGCACGACTTTCTTCATATGCGTCCCCGCAGATAGGGAATGAGCAACTTGCAATAGAGGTTGTTGCACATCATCCTTTACTAGGGGTGCCATTAAGTTAGCCTTTTGTTCTCGATCAACCCGAGCGTCATGATCATCAGGGAGCTGGCAGAATTCTCCAAGTTCTCTTAAAACTTGTTGCAAAAgagatgccacatcatcatcgcCACCAATCCTATGATTGGGTCTGGCAGCAGAAATTCGACGAAGGCCATTCTCTCAGGACTATCATAGGGGGAACATTCCTGACCATTTCTCCTTCTGAGCCTATGTTTGGATTCTTTTTCTTGGCCTCCATACAGTTATGTCTCTTCTTCTTTGGGTTGTCAGAAGTCGAATGATCCCAACACCATTCCTTACCATTATAGATCCCACCAATGCAGCCTCCTCATCATTGGAGAGGACTAGTTCAAAAAACTGTACATCATATGACAAAACATTACATAAGAAGTTTATAAACTTACATAGTAAAGATACATTATACACATTAAGACTGTAAGGTTAGACAAGAAACACAAAGCATTACAtatgaaaaaaacatgatacacataaaaatgatattcataccaaaaaaaaatagaacacacTGATGAAGGTATAAACATACCTTTCCCTTTCAGGGATTTTGGCAGAGGTCCAGTGGATGGtgcttttataaaaatactcTCTCCATAGCACATGATGCAGGGCATCCATCCCAGACAAAGTTTCTTCACACTCCTAGTTAGTCAataaaaccagatgttcagGGCCACGATGCACCCTTTCAATTATCTGTTGGTTGTTAACTTTCCCTCGCATCTAAGTTGCACACAGGCTGCCGTTGTTGGGACATCTGACATCAGCCACCTGTGAGTGGCGTAGGCGCATGCGTAATAGCCAAGTAAGGCCAAATCGTCAATGTAATGTGCAGCCCATGTTGGTGCGTTGAATGAAGTGTTAGGGAAGAGAAAAATGGTCATGAGATAAAGCACAAGTAACTTCACAAATGCctccttttctccatctttgctgCAGACGAGCCTAAGAAGGTTATCTTTGATCACATCTCAATGATTGTTGTGCATTTTTGGAAGATACATTTGTTCAAAGATGGAATGCTCTTTTTGGTGTTTGAAGGAAACAATATCCCCTTCACAACGCAGATCCATAATAACTGCACCATCATCAGGTTTGAAATCAAGTGTGCTCTCACCTATCTTTAAATGTTGAATTCCATCATCATATATTTGTATAAGTGGGTCCATCACCCCTTCTCTCTTGCAATATGGTTTCACTTCCATTAAATGGGAAAAAGGAGTGCCATGAAGGATTTCCCACTGTCACTGAGTCATGCAAGGCTTCAACTCGGTGAGTGTTGACACAACTAGGGCCAAATAACATCCCACATTCACCAGACTAGTAGCCATATCCTATTTGTACATACAATCACAATGATGACAATATACACAACCAGTTCAAGGTGAACAAAGACAGAGTAACCAACATTAACATAGAAACAATACACAGTAAGAAACATTTAATACACAAAAATCACGcaaaaacaaacatgaagaaaccCCAAACTTGATAGAATACCCCTAAAAACTTTCTATTTACAAAAGTCCCAGAACATAGCCCCTTCACTCTTGCCCATAGAGACCTTCTTACCTTCAGCCTGATGATCATGTGTGTTGAAATCACAGTGAAGAGGAGAATGccgatgagaagaagaaagcgAAGAGAAGAACCCTAAACAATTCCTGATGAGAATAAGCAAATGGCGCTGATGAGGAGATGATGGATGCGAGCAAAAGGAACACACTACCCAACAACTCGAAATTGTAACCGTCCTTGTACCACTTCCCCATGCGGCTTTGGAGGatatttttgacattttctTACCCGTGAGAGAGTTAATGATTACCCAGGGTAGTGAGGTAATTTTCTGCCTTCTTTTAACTATGTTACTAATCTTTTAACGTGATTTGGGCTGAAACATAAATAGCATGAAAAGGAACAATGCATTAGGGATATGGAAACTCCCAAGGTATTTATTACTTCCCagtagaatttttaatattataattatctgGATAGGATAATagtaaatgaatattttaaatataattaaaaaaataaaatttatgaccCTTAGAAAATTGTAGGCATACGCAACCAAGGTCTATGTCTAGGGCCCGAACTGTACATACTGACTTAATATAACAAAGAAGATAACTATGTTTCATGCTATGCATGAAACTTACACCATGCATGATAGACACGTGTACTTAAAACACCCACTAAATCGCACATTATGGAAACCAACTAAccataaataactaattaaaccATCAAACAAAGTCTGACTTTTCTCTGCATTGGACCCATATGATAACCTTCTATCAACTTCAACACACTTGGCATGAAGGTCTCTATAAAACCAACCGCTCATTAACCATTACAAGCACTGGTCTTCCATCTCTTGCCCTTTGGTCTTAGTGAAAACAGTAAATTTAGCCCTAtgtaaaatcataataatttttttaaaataatgtttattaaataataattttataataaaaataaatcatataagttattatttatagttataataaataaaatattgattaaaaaatatagacatttggaatttttttaatccttttatTAATTACATGCAATGCATAGAAAAAACtcattgataaaataattttatatggaTATGATAATAGTAAATgagaattatatttataattttaaaaaaaaaaaagaattgtggGCCTTAGTGAAAGACCAAATTTAGTacacattgatattattataaattaactttttaatagttaaaaagcatctaaaattttcaagattataattatgtggacatgatgatagtaaataaaattttaaatataatttagcaAAATGATTTTTGGGGTTCAGAAAATTATGGGGCCCTGTTAAAGACAAATTTATTGGATATCAATATTAAAAAGTAGCTAAaacatttaatattataattacgtGGATAGGATAATAGTaaactaatattttaaatataattttaaaaaataaaaattatggggCCTTAGAAAATTATCGGCATAAGCTACCAAGGTATTTGGTTAGGGCCGGCCCTGTACATACTGACTTAatataacaaagaagaaaactatGTTTCATGCTATCCATGAAACTTACACCAGACATGTGTACTTAAACCAACCACTAAATCACACATTATGGAAACCAACTATGGGGTCCTTTATTCTTActcggcctttaattaggatcgACCGATTAAAAAATGacggatcacaaatcaaattttaatttttttttagagacttcaagggattgtggggTTCAAACTTTCATTAGGGGCAAGCcgctaatgttaattaccctagacATTGTCCCAGAAACCTCTGattaagaaatatttgttgacaagaaaaacaagttgggacaattaatttcattcatttttttataaacacgaattcatagacttcattgaaagtacaagaggtttgaaatttaattatcttGACGCAACTTAGACTTATGTGCCTAACTAAACAATGATTGTAGCATTTCATCTCCTTCTAACATTTTCGCCGAAAATCAcactttgacttttgttgacttttggttttcatctaattttgaaatttgtacCTCGAACATGATTTATAAAATTCACCATTTAtgtgcttgtgaaactttttgcaccTTTTGACTTCTTCGATCCTCTAAATTTTGTtatcttgaggttgttgaaccCATTTGTTGATTCGTTTGAAACTTGTATCTTTGACATTGGAGTTTGCATCTTGGGTTTGATTTGGATTTAAAGTTGTGGATTCCCTATGCTGAcaaatcacaaacttgattttagatgatttgacttttcaaaagcttcggcttttatgcttgtgaaactttttgcaacttgaaacttgcatcttggacatttgagtttgtatcttggatttgatttggatttcaagttatGGATTCTCTTTGTTGAAGAACCACAAACTTGATTTTACATGAGTTTACTTTTcaaagcttcggctttcatgttTGTGGaacttttttgcaacttgtgaactcttcaaccctTTAACTTTTGAAGGCCTTAGGCTGTTgagttcatttgttgattcatttgaaacttgcaTCTTGGGCATTTGACTTTGCATCtagtatttgattttaatttgaagtTGTGGAATCTCTATGTTGATGTTTCAcaaacttgatttgacttttcataagcttcggctttcatgcttgtgaaactttttgcaacttgtgaactcttcaaacctttaacttttgatgtcttgagattactgagctcatttgttaattcatttgaaacttgcatcttggacaatttatttttacatcttacatttgatttggattttcaagttgtggattctttatgttgatgaaccacaaatttgatttgatttttcataagcttcagttttcatgcttgtgaaacttcCTTTAAGTCTTGACTTGTAAGTTCTTTGAGTGTTTGACCTTTGATGTCCTGAGACTGTTGAGtccaatttgattttttttaaatcttgacTCTCTCACATCTTGAATATTGATTGCTTtgactttaaatttattttttggatgctttgattttgatttctgATAATTCTCAAGGCATAATAAtggacttgattttttttttataaccccTTATGATTGTCAAGACCTCAAAATGGGTTTACAATTTCATAATTTCTCATTAGTGTCTCAAGATaggttttaaaatttcattttctaaTCCCAATGAGCATTTATGACCCCAAagtgagtttaaaaaaaaattccactaCAATGAAGGTctatgacctcaaagtgagtaTTAGAAACTCTCTGACTCTTAAGAAGGTTCACGACCTCAAAGTAAGTTCAGAAGGATGCCTTCATCTTTGTAATTTCTCCAATACTCCTCTAGGAGTGTATGTGACCTCAAAATGAGTTTGAGAAAATTTCCAACTCCAATGAGCATCACCTCAAAGTGAGCATTAGAAATTCTCTGACTCTTAAACTAGTTCATAGCCTCAAAGTAAGTTCAGCAAGGtcttcatctttgaaatttctccATTACTCCTAAGAGTGTCTATGACCTCAAAATGAGTTTGAGAAAATTTCCCACCCCAAGGAGCATCTAACACTTAAGAGGGTTCCCAACCTTAAAGTAAGTTTAGAAGCTCTTGATCTTT is a window of Dioscorea cayenensis subsp. rotundata cultivar TDr96_F1 chromosome 5, TDr96_F1_v2_PseudoChromosome.rev07_lg8_w22 25.fasta, whole genome shotgun sequence DNA encoding:
- the LOC120259915 gene encoding uncharacterized protein LOC120259915; amino-acid sequence: MGAGHYFFVNGMHLFGKYGGFLLGAIGKNDNEGLFHVAFGIVHNETNENLTWFLATLGEVLYGDDDYDKVITFVSDKSKGLAKAVVKVFPSTPHGFCLRHFEANFMRVNARLGKALREECWAIIIIIVFACMSREYDTAISELESILTAAHHWFKLMNMFTNKRVQSHKWETHLCPEIHNKVDQLVEDSRSLWVGRSDGDNYEVVDENNNAVNFI